GTGATCTTGCGCTTGGCCAGCTCCAGCGCCAGCGCCTTGCTGGCACCAATCAGGCCCGCCTTGGAGGCGGAGTAATTCACCTGGCCGCGGTTGCCGGCAATACCGGAAACCGAGGTCATCACCACGATGCGACCGCTACTTCTGCGCCGCACCATGGGCATGGTGAGCGGGTGCAGCACATTGTAGAAACCGTCCAGGTTGGTGTGCACCACCCGATCCCAGTCTTCCGCGGGCATCGCGGGGAAGGCGTTGTCGGCGGTGAGGCCGGCATTACACACCACACCGTAATAGGCACCGTGGGCTTCCACATCGGCCTCCAGCGCGTTGCGCGCAGCATCGCGGTCGAGAATATCGAACTGTAAAATACGGCTCTCGCGGCCCAGTGCGGTGAGCTCCGCAGCCACCTGCTCGGCTTCTTCGCGGCGACTGCGGCAGTGCAATACGATATTGAATCCGTCTTTGGCCAGGCGTAGGGCGATGGCGCGCCCGATGCCGCGGCTGGAGCCGGTAACCAGTACCCAATCAGACATTCAGCGTTTTTCCTTCAGGTATTCTTCGATATTGTCCGGCTGAAACACATTCAGCCGCGCGGCTTGCTCTATGCCCTCGCCGGTGAGGCGGCATTCGAAGGTAGCCATGCCATTATCCGCCTGCAACAGCCGCTCCACAGAGATCTGCACAGAGCTACCGCACGTAAACCGGGACACATTGCTGGTAAAACGACGGGTGCCCAGCAGGAAGCCCAGCTGCACCGGCTGCCCGGCCTGGCGCGCATGGTAGCCGGAAAAAGCCGCCACCGCCTGCGCCATATATTCGATACCCACATAGGCCGGAACCTGCTGCTCGCGGCTGAAAATGCCGTCGTCGCGCACCGTCAGGCGGGCGCTGAGGGTTTCCTCGGTTACTTCCAGTAATTCATCCAGCAGCGACATTTCACCACTGTGGGGCACCAGCTCTTCAGCGCTGTAACGCTGCAGCGGGGAGGATGGATTCTGTTCCATTAATTTCCCAGTATCAGTGAACAGTTACTCCCGCCGAATGCGAAGGAGTTGCTCATTACATATCGCGGCGAGGGCGATGTCGCGCCCTCGCGCACCAGGTTCAGTGGCGGCAGTTCGGGGTCGAAGCCATCTGCGTTGCAGTGGGGCGGCAGCTGCCCGCGGGTCAGTGCCAGCCAGCAGAATGCCGCTTCCAGTGCTCCCGCCGCCCCCAGGGTATGCCCGGTGAGAGGCTTGGTGGAGGAACAGGGTACCGCTGTCCCGAACAGGCGACTCACCGCCCGTGCCTCCATCACATCGTTCTGTGGCGTGCCGGTGCCGTGCAGATTGAGATAGCCAATATCCGCAGGTGCCAGCCCGGCATCCCGCAGCGCCCCGCGCATCGCCGCCTCGGCGCCGCGTCCCTCGGGATCCGGTGCTGACATATGGTGGGCATCGGAACTCGCCGCCACGCCGCACAGTCGCACCGGGCCCGGTTCGCGGCTCATGATAAACATGGCTCCCGCTTCGCCCAAGTTGATGCCGTCGCGATCGCCGCAGAACGGGCGGGTGTGCCCCCCACTCAGGGCACCGAGGCCGTTGAAGCCGGTCACCGTCATCCCGCACAGGGTGTCCACGCCGCCGACTACAACCGCGTCGCACACATTCATGGCCAACAGCCGGCGCGCGCTGGCGAAGGCATTGGCACTCGAAGAGCAGGCGGTGGAGACGGTAAGTCGCGGCCCGTCCGTCAGTTGCAGAAAGCGGGCGACGTATTCTGCCAGCGCCGCCATCTGTTGTTGATAGCGGTAGCGATAATTTTTCTCCCCCTCCCCTGCCAGACGCTGTTCGCCGCTGGCAATACCCGAGGTGGAGGTGCCCATCACCACGCCGATACGCGCACTGCCATAACGCGCCACCAGTTCAGCGATGGGCGACTGCAGGCTGGTCGCTACCTGTTGCGCCAGGCGGTTGTTGCGGCAATCGTACTCCGCCAGATGCTCCGGGACCTGAGGCAGTTCCGTCGCTACCCTGCCAAAACGGCTGTATAGCGGACCGAGCCAGGAACTGCCCTGTTCCATGGCGGATACATCGGCGCGAAACAGGCGCTCGCTGACGATATCGGCATCTTTGCCTGCCGTACCTTGAGCAGTAATACCCAGTGCGCAGGCCAGGCTCATATGGTTGAGATAGTAATCGGGCATATCGCTGATTCGGGGTCTTGCGTTGTCAGTCGCGGGCACAAATTTCCGCCAGCGTACGCAGGCGGCGTTCGGCAGCGTTCACATAGGGGTTGTCCTTGTCCCAGGCGTAGCCCGCAAGGATCGAGCAGATCATGCGCTTGATCTCAGGCTGGGGGTTGGGATGGAAGATCACATCCTGGAAAGTCCCCTCATACCAGGCGGTGACATACACCTTGAACACATCCACCCCGGCCTTCAGCGGTGCGGCGAATTCGGACTGCCAGTCTACGGTTTCACCGCGCAGCTGGCGGTGCAGGCATTCGCTGGCGAGCTGGGCGGATTTCATCGCGATGGTGACACCGGAGGAAAACACTGGATCGAGGAACTCGCCGGCGTTGCCCAGCAGTGCGAAGCCGGGTCCGGTGAGGGATTTTACATCACTGGCGTAACCGGTAATGCGCTGTACCGGGGTATCGAACTGGGCGCCTGCCAGGGTTTTCGCCAGGTTTGGCGAGGCATCGACCGCCGCCCGCAGGATTTCTTCCGGCGTGTTGCCCAGAGCTTCGATCTGTTCCTGCTTGCCCACAACCCCGAGGGATGCGCGGCCCCCGGCAAACGGAATCAGCCAGTACCAGATGTCCCGCTGTTCGGGGTGCACGGTGATCAGGATCTTTTCGCGGTCGAAACCGGCTTCGCCGATATTGTCCTGGATGTGGGTGAACACCGATTGGCGCACAGGGAAATCAGACGGCTGATTCAGGTCCAGCAGGCGCGGCAGCACGCGGCCGAAACCACTGGCGTCCAGCACAAACTTGCCGGTAAAGGCCACCTGCTCGCCGTCGCACTCGGCGATCAGGCGCGCGCGGCCCGGTTCAATTTCCGCAGACACAATCGTGTGGCGGTAGTAGATAGCCGCCCCCTGCCTGGCCGCCTCATCCGCCAGCAACTTGTCGAAGTTGCCGCGCTGTACCTGAAAGGTGGTGCCGTGGCCCGGCGAGAACTTGTCGGTGAAATCGAACGCGGTGCGCGCTCCATCCCATTCGAAAGCGGCGCCGTTCTTGAACTGGAAGCCGGCGGCATTGACCGCGTCCAGCATCCCCGCCTGCTCGATAAACGCCATGCACTGGGGCAGCAGGCTTTCGCCGATGGAAAAGCGCGGAAATTCCTGTCGCTCGATCACCGCTACCTTCCAGCCCTGGCGAACCAATAGTGCACTGGCAATGGCACCCGACGGGCCCGCACCAATCACCAGTACATCAGCCTGGCACTCCTTCACCTGTTACCTCCAAAAATTCCCGATGAAAAAATCAATGCGGCCAGCACCAGTGTCGCCACCGTGCCCACCGCCAGGGTAAATCCAAAATCCGCAATCGCCGGCGTCTGCGACAACGCCAGCAAACCGAAACCCAGCAGCGTGGTAACACCGGCGAGGGCGATCGCCAGCAGGGTGTAGCTGGCCTCCTGCCGATGGCTGAAATAGCCAAATACCGCGTAATCCACGCCGATGCCGAACACCAGCAGCAGTGCGGCCACATGAAACAGATTGATCCCCGCACCAAAGATCGCCGCCGCCGCAAACGCGCAGGACACCGCCGCCAGCGGCAACCCGGCAATCGCCAGTGCGCCGCGCCAGCCGGCGCGCAGCGCGATCACCGCGGTGGCGATCAGCAACACCAGTGGCAACAGCAGCAACAACTGGTCACGCTGCTTTTCCAGTACCGCGGCGATGGTTGCGGGCGGATTGTGAAAACTTGTCCCGGACAAACCGTCCGCCAGGGCAGTGCCATCAAAGTCCGCCGTCACCCCGAAAATACGCACCAGCGACCGGCATTCCGCCACCTCGCACCCCAGCCACAGCTGGCGCTGGGTTTCCGGCAGCTGCGAAAGCCACTGTGAAAACGCCACGGTTTCCAGCGGGCGGCGAAGCCCCTCCAGCAGCCGGTCCACTTCCGGCGCCGGGTACCCCAGTTGCAGGTAAAAATCCCGCACCTGGGACGAGCGGTAAAAATCGTCAAGCAGCGCATGGTTTTGCTGCTGCACAGATTCCGCCGGCAACAGCTCCGAGAGCGCGGAATAGCCGCCCAGTGCGCCGCGCGCACGCGCGCCTTGTAAACGGGCAGCGAGCGCCGCCTCCCGTTCCAGCACCGCATTTTCATCGCTGCCGCGCACCAGGAAATAGGACGATGCCGGCCGCACCGGCAACAGCGCATTGATCTGCTGCTCGTCGGACTGCAATGAGGGCGGTGGCTGGTAAAACAGGCGCAGATCATTCGCCGGCGTCGCCACCACCATGCCCACAGCCCCCGCCGCCACCATCAGTGTCACCGCCAGCGGATAACTCCAGCGCGGCAGCCGCGGATAAACCCGGGAAAAATCCACCGGGCGGGGACGAATCCTGAGCAGCGCCGGGAACAGCAGCACCACCGTCAGCCAGGCACCCAGCAGACCAAAGCCCACAAATACCCCCATCTGCTGCAGCAGCGGGAAGGGCGTCAGTGCCAGTGCGAAAAATGCGAGGCAGCTGGACAGCAGCCCCAGCAGCAGCCCCGGCATGATGTCCTGGTCCCGGGCCGGGCCCGGTCGCAGCCGGTTGCAGATAAAGTGGAAGGCGTAGTCGATCGCGAGTCCGGTCACCGTGGTGCCAAACACAAATGCCAGAATATGCATCTGTCCCAGCAGCACGATCACCGCCGCAACACCGCTGGCGATACCACTGGCGATCGCGAACAGACACAACAGTAACGGACGTAGTGAACGGAAGGTGAACAGGCACAACAGCAGGATCGCCAGTAACGAGAAGCCGCCGATAGTGCGAATTTCGCGCTGGGCACCGGCGGCGGCGTATTCCGAATGCAGTGGTGCGCCGGCAACCAGCAGCTGCATGTCGCGGGCGGCTGCCCACTGTTGCAGTTGTTCCCGCAACTGCAGCAGCGGAGTGTGGATACTGCCGCGCATTTCCAGTGGCGATGCCTGGCTGCGCACCAGGGTAAACAGGACGTTGCCCTGTTGATACACCGGAATATTGTCGAGCAGCGCGCTCACCCGCTCGCTCAGCGCGGCATTTTCCGCGGTGAGGAAATGTTGAAAGGTGAAAAAGGGATCCCGCTCCAGATCCAGCTGAATACCGGCGCTTTGCGGGCTGAAGATAAACTGCAGCTGCTGTTGCGCCAGCAACGGCGAATCCTGCTGCAACTGTTGGCGATCCGCGGCCGTCAGCAGCTGACCGCGCAGGGGCTGCAGAAACTGCCAGAGCGCGGCGCGCTCGCGGTCGTCGCCCCAGCGGTAGGTGGTATCCGTGACCGCGCTACTCGACGCTAGCTGCTGCGCCAGTTGCGCGGTGGCGGTGGCGAGCTGCGGTGCGGCCCGCGCCGATGCATCCCCGGTATCCGGAATTTCCAGCGCCAGCAGCCACACCAGGCTCTGTTGAAACTGGTGATTGGCTTTTTTCACCGCCGTCGCGGTTCCCCGATCCAGGCCAGCGGCCAGCTCCTGTTCCGCCAGGGCAACGATGTCGGTTTGCAACCAGCCGTCATGAAAGCGGAGTGCAGTGACCGCAGCCAGCACACCACTCAGCAACAACCACAGCAACACTCGCCCCATCATTCGTCAGGCTCAGTCAGCGTCAAATTCAGCGAGAAACTGCGCGTCCTGCGCGGCCACCGGCTGCATATTGAGAAACTCGATATCCGTTACCGATTGGTTGCCCTCGAGCAGGCGGATGCGACGTATGGAATCACCACCAAAAATTTCGATGGCATTGAGATATTTCTGCAACCGCGCAGAACGCGGGCGCAGGGACATTTTCCAGTTGTCGTCGGCGCTGGCATCTGCGAGATTTACTTCGTAGCCCGCATCCACATAAAACATCTGCTCCAGCGCGGCAAAATTGCCACGCAGAATATTCATCATGGGCTCCGCCAGCTGCCGGGAAAAGGCATTCGCGGAGTCGCCTTCACCCTCACCCCCCATCACGATATGGGACGGCACTGGCTGCAGCGTACGCCAGCTGATACCGCGCTCCTGGGACAGGGCAATGTGCCCGTGGGATTGCAGCGGCCGCGGCAGATTCGGCAGGAGTTTGTGTTGCCGGAATTCCCCGCGCATCTGTGCCGGCTGGTTCAGTTGCCGGGAAATCTGCTCCAGCGCCGCCGCGGTGACTTCTACCGCGGACAGGGAGTCCAGTTGTTGCGCACTGGCGCTGGCACTGCCTTCAATCTCTACAGAAACTGCGGGCACGGTGCCGCCCAGCAGTATTGCCGTCGTTGCCAGCAGACTCAGCAATTTGCCCTGCCTCATGCACCGCCTAGTGACGCAGGTCATGCAACTGGCTCCGCAGTCTGCGCGGTCGGAGCAGAAGCGGTGTCGATGCCCAGCTTTTGCAGCAAAATTGTCGGCGACGCAAACAGCATTTCACCACTGCCCATGTCCACCGCCACCTGCATGGTGTGCCCCTTGGTAAGGCGCTCACCGCTATCGCGGTCGAATACCTGATAGCTGACCTTGAGGCGGTTTTCATACTCCGCAATCTGCGCGCGCACCCTGACCCATTGACCGAAGCGCAGGGGTTTGACGTAGCGCACGTGCAGGTCGATCACCGGCCAGGCGTAACCGGAATCGCGCATCTGGCGATAGTTGTAATCCAGCTGGTCCAGCAGGGCGCAGCGGGCGATTTCAAAATATTTGACGTAGTGGCCATGCCAGGCGATTTCCATCATGTCCACGTCGTGGAACGGCACCTGCAGTTCCACTTCCGCCTGCCACAGGGCGGGAAGATTCTGTTTAGCGGTCACCGTACAGCCTCCAGTGACGCTGCTGGATCAGGCCGATGCAGTGGCGCAGGTCCTGCTCCAGTTCGCGGTCCTGCTCCAGGAATTCAAACGACGCCGCCACCTGTTGCAGGGTGGTGTGTACACCGCTGGAAAGGCTGTCCTCACTCACTTCGTTGGCGCGCAGGCGCAGCTGTATTCCCTGCCAGGACATCAGCAGTGCGGCCGCGGTTACCTGCTCGGTGAGTTGCAATACACGCATACAGTCCCGTGCGGCAATGGTGCCCATGCTCACCTTGTCCTGGTTGTGGCACTCGGTGGATCGGGAGAAGACGCTGGCCGGCATGGTCTGCTTGAGTGCTTCCGCGGTCCAGGCACTGGCGCCGATCTGCACCGCCTTGAAACCGTGGTTGAGCGGGCGGCGCACACCGGTAGCGCCGGTCAGGTTGGCCGGCAGGCCGTTGTTGAATTTGATATCCGCGAGCTGCGCAATCTGCCGGTCCAGCAGGTCCGCGAGGTTCGCCACCGCATTTTTCAGGCTGTCCATGGCGAAAGCGATGTGGCCGCCGTAGAAGTGACCACCGTGCAGCACCTGCTCGTTTTCGCCATCGATGATGGGATTGTCGTTGGCGCTATTCAGTTCGTTCTCGATAAACTGACGCAACCACGGCAGCGAGTCCTGCAACACGCCGATGACATGGGGCGCGCAGCGCAGGGAATAGCGGTCCTGCAGGCGACTGCACTGACGGGGCGCGTCGCCCACGTTCAGATCGTCGTGGATCCAGCGTGCAATCTGGTTTTGTCCCGGATGGGGTTTTACTGCAAACAGCGCGTTGTCGAAGTGGTAGGCGTTGCCCTGCAGGGCGACACTCATCAGCGCGGTAATGCGCGCGCTCAACTGGCACAGGTATTCCGCGCGGCTGTAGGCCAGGCAGGCAAGCCCGGTCATGGCGGCGGTGCCGTTCATGATCGCCAGGCCCTCTTTCGGGCGCAGTTTCAGCGGGGTTATTTGCAGCTCCGCAAACACTTCCGCGGTATTGCACTGTTCACCGCGATACCAGACCTTGCGCCCACCAGCGAGAACTGCCGCGACGTAGGACAGCGGGGTCAGGTCGCCGCTGGCACCGACACTGCCCTCCTGGGGAATCACTGGAATAATGTCTTTCTGCAGCAGCAACTCCAGCTGTTGCAACAGCTCGTAGCGCACACCGGAGCTGCCGCGGGCCAGGCTCGCCATACGCGCACCGACGATGGCACGACTCTGCTCCAGGGAAAACACGTCGCCGAGGCCACAGCCGTGGAAGGTGTACAGATGCCGCGGCAACTCTTCCACCAGATCACCGGGAATATTCACCGTGCAGGAATCCCCATAGCCGGTGGTTACCCCGTAAATGACCCCTTCCTGCTGCCACAGCTGGTCGAGAAACTGAACGCCCTTTTCGATACGCGCAATAAACTGCTCGTCGGTGGAAAGTTTCACGTCTGCTTTGCCGCGCGCTATGGCATTGATCTGCTCGACACTCAATGCAGTGCCGTCGAACACAACCGGAGTACGCTGCATGACTGCGCTGTTCATAAGGCTTGATTCCAGAAAGGATAAAAGTTGTACCACTGCAGGGGCGCCTTGTGGCAATAGTGTTCAAGGCGCGCTGCGTAGGTCGCGATCAGTTCGCGAATATGGGCTTCGCGATTGCCCCGCTCCATCACCACTTTGTCACAGAGCTTTTCCAGATAAATGTCGTAGCCCGCATCACTGCGCAGGCAAAACAGGGTATATACCGGGCAGCGCAACAGCGCACCGAGAATATACGGCCCCTGCGGAAAAGCCGCGGGGCGGCCGAGAAAATCCGCCAGAGCGGTACGCCCAACAGAATCCACCGGTGTGCGGTCACCCACGATGACGACAAACTCACCACGCTCCACCGATTCCGACAACTGCATCGCCAGTGCCGGGGAAATTTCCGTAACCTGGGTCAGACGCAACTGGCTGTTGGGGTTGAGCAGTTTCATCATGCGATTGAATTTTTTCGCATGCTTGGTGTGTACCAGCACATTCACCTTCATGCTGGAGTGGAAACTGCCCAGCGCCCGGCACACTTCCAGATTACCGAGGTGAGAACCGATCAGGATACCGCCACGGCCCTGTTCACCCAGACTGTGCAGATACGCCTGATTGGGAAAATTCATGCAGCTGCGGGGAATGCCCACAAACCAGGCTTCCAGCTTCTCCCGCGCGCTGTCGGCAAAATTCAGAAATACCCGAAATGCGGTGAACCAGTCGGAGCGGATGCCACTATCGGGATAGCGCTCGGCAAACAATGCCAGGTACTCGCGAATCGATCGCCGGCCCGCGCCATTTTTCAGGAAATAGCACAACACCACCGGATACACGGCGATCTTGAAAGCAATCGGCCCAAGTCGATGGTGCAGCAGAAACAGGAATTTGATCCCGAGGAAGAACCCCTGCTCGCGGTAGCGGGACCAGTGCAGCGCGCTCATGCCGCCACCTGCTTGCGCGGCCGGCGAAACAGTCGCAACAACATACCGAAAAACAGCCGCGTGTGCATGGCGGAAATCAGCCAGTTGTCCTGCAGCCCGCGGAAGTGGGAAACCCCGTCTACCGGGTAGCGCACCTTTACCGGCAACTGGATCAGGCCGTAGCGGCGCCAGTGCCAGCGCACCAGCACCTCCGGGTCGAAGTCCATGCGGTCGCCGGTGTACTCCTCATCCAGCAGCGCCACCGTCCGCGCCAGCGGATAACTGCGCAGACCACACATGGAATCGCGGATTTCCAGCGAGCGGGAATTGATCCAAACCCACACGTGGGTCAGGTAGCGGGCGATAAAGCGGCCCATGGGCACAGACTGGTCATACACCGGATAGCCACATACCAGCGCGCCGGGATTCGCCGCGCTGTGCTGGATAAACTGGGGGATATCCAGCGGATTGTGCTGGCCGTCGGCATCCACCTGGATACCGTGGCTGTAGCCCAGTGCCAGCGCCGCGCGCAAACCGGTTTTTACCGCGGCGCCCTTGCCGCCGTTGTGCTCGCGCACCTGCAGGTGAACCCACTCCGGCTCAGCGTCAGCAATACGCTGCAGCGTCTCTCGGCACGGCGCATCGCAACCGTCGT
This is a stretch of genomic DNA from Microbulbifer bruguierae. It encodes these proteins:
- the fabG gene encoding 3-oxoacyl-ACP reductase FabG yields the protein MSDWVLVTGSSRGIGRAIALRLAKDGFNIVLHCRSRREEAEQVAAELTALGRESRILQFDILDRDAARNALEADVEAHGAYYGVVCNAGLTADNAFPAMPAEDWDRVVHTNLDGFYNVLHPLTMPMVRRRSSGRIVVMTSVSGIAGNRGQVNYSASKAGLIGASKALALELAKRKITVNCVAPGLIDTDMVSDELPLDEILKMIPARRLGKPEEVAAAVSFLMGEHAGYITRQVISVNGGLC
- a CDS encoding hotdog family protein → MEQNPSSPLQRYSAEELVPHSGEMSLLDELLEVTEETLSARLTVRDDGIFSREQQVPAYVGIEYMAQAVAAFSGYHARQAGQPVQLGFLLGTRRFTSNVSRFTCGSSVQISVERLLQADNGMATFECRLTGEGIEQAARLNVFQPDNIEEYLKEKR
- a CDS encoding beta-ketoacyl-ACP synthase; the protein is MPDYYLNHMSLACALGITAQGTAGKDADIVSERLFRADVSAMEQGSSWLGPLYSRFGRVATELPQVPEHLAEYDCRNNRLAQQVATSLQSPIAELVARYGSARIGVVMGTSTSGIASGEQRLAGEGEKNYRYRYQQQMAALAEYVARFLQLTDGPRLTVSTACSSSANAFASARRLLAMNVCDAVVVGGVDTLCGMTVTGFNGLGALSGGHTRPFCGDRDGINLGEAGAMFIMSREPGPVRLCGVAASSDAHHMSAPDPEGRGAEAAMRGALRDAGLAPADIGYLNLHGTGTPQNDVMEARAVSRLFGTAVPCSSTKPLTGHTLGAAGALEAAFCWLALTRGQLPPHCNADGFDPELPPLNLVREGATSPSPRYVMSNSFAFGGSNCSLILGN
- a CDS encoding NAD(P)/FAD-dependent oxidoreductase, yielding MKECQADVLVIGAGPSGAIASALLVRQGWKVAVIERQEFPRFSIGESLLPQCMAFIEQAGMLDAVNAAGFQFKNGAAFEWDGARTAFDFTDKFSPGHGTTFQVQRGNFDKLLADEAARQGAAIYYRHTIVSAEIEPGRARLIAECDGEQVAFTGKFVLDASGFGRVLPRLLDLNQPSDFPVRQSVFTHIQDNIGEAGFDREKILITVHPEQRDIWYWLIPFAGGRASLGVVGKQEQIEALGNTPEEILRAAVDASPNLAKTLAGAQFDTPVQRITGYASDVKSLTGPGFALLGNAGEFLDPVFSSGVTIAMKSAQLASECLHRQLRGETVDWQSEFAAPLKAGVDVFKVYVTAWYEGTFQDVIFHPNPQPEIKRMICSILAGYAWDKDNPYVNAAERRLRTLAEICARD
- a CDS encoding MMPL family transporter, yielding MMGRVLLWLLLSGVLAAVTALRFHDGWLQTDIVALAEQELAAGLDRGTATAVKKANHQFQQSLVWLLALEIPDTGDASARAAPQLATATAQLAQQLASSSAVTDTTYRWGDDRERAALWQFLQPLRGQLLTAADRQQLQQDSPLLAQQQLQFIFSPQSAGIQLDLERDPFFTFQHFLTAENAALSERVSALLDNIPVYQQGNVLFTLVRSQASPLEMRGSIHTPLLQLREQLQQWAAARDMQLLVAGAPLHSEYAAAGAQREIRTIGGFSLLAILLLCLFTFRSLRPLLLCLFAIASGIASGVAAVIVLLGQMHILAFVFGTTVTGLAIDYAFHFICNRLRPGPARDQDIMPGLLLGLLSSCLAFFALALTPFPLLQQMGVFVGFGLLGAWLTVVLLFPALLRIRPRPVDFSRVYPRLPRWSYPLAVTLMVAAGAVGMVVATPANDLRLFYQPPPSLQSDEQQINALLPVRPASSYFLVRGSDENAVLEREAALAARLQGARARGALGGYSALSELLPAESVQQQNHALLDDFYRSSQVRDFYLQLGYPAPEVDRLLEGLRRPLETVAFSQWLSQLPETQRQLWLGCEVAECRSLVRIFGVTADFDGTALADGLSGTSFHNPPATIAAVLEKQRDQLLLLLPLVLLIATAVIALRAGWRGALAIAGLPLAAVSCAFAAAAIFGAGINLFHVAALLLVFGIGVDYAVFGYFSHRQEASYTLLAIALAGVTTLLGFGLLALSQTPAIADFGFTLAVGTVATLVLAALIFSSGIFGGNR
- a CDS encoding outer membrane lipoprotein carrier protein LolA, giving the protein MRQGKLLSLLATTAILLGGTVPAVSVEIEGSASASAQQLDSLSAVEVTAAALEQISRQLNQPAQMRGEFRQHKLLPNLPRPLQSHGHIALSQERGISWRTLQPVPSHIVMGGEGEGDSANAFSRQLAEPMMNILRGNFAALEQMFYVDAGYEVNLADASADDNWKMSLRPRSARLQKYLNAIEIFGGDSIRRIRLLEGNQSVTDIEFLNMQPVAAQDAQFLAEFDAD
- a CDS encoding acyl-CoA thioesterase — encoded protein: MTAKQNLPALWQAEVELQVPFHDVDMMEIAWHGHYVKYFEIARCALLDQLDYNYRQMRDSGYAWPVIDLHVRYVKPLRFGQWVRVRAQIAEYENRLKVSYQVFDRDSGERLTKGHTMQVAVDMGSGEMLFASPTILLQKLGIDTASAPTAQTAEPVA
- a CDS encoding HAL/PAL/TAL family ammonia-lyase produces the protein MNSAVMQRTPVVFDGTALSVEQINAIARGKADVKLSTDEQFIARIEKGVQFLDQLWQQEGVIYGVTTGYGDSCTVNIPGDLVEELPRHLYTFHGCGLGDVFSLEQSRAIVGARMASLARGSSGVRYELLQQLELLLQKDIIPVIPQEGSVGASGDLTPLSYVAAVLAGGRKVWYRGEQCNTAEVFAELQITPLKLRPKEGLAIMNGTAAMTGLACLAYSRAEYLCQLSARITALMSVALQGNAYHFDNALFAVKPHPGQNQIARWIHDDLNVGDAPRQCSRLQDRYSLRCAPHVIGVLQDSLPWLRQFIENELNSANDNPIIDGENEQVLHGGHFYGGHIAFAMDSLKNAVANLADLLDRQIAQLADIKFNNGLPANLTGATGVRRPLNHGFKAVQIGASAWTAEALKQTMPASVFSRSTECHNQDKVSMGTIAARDCMRVLQLTEQVTAAALLMSWQGIQLRLRANEVSEDSLSSGVHTTLQQVAASFEFLEQDRELEQDLRHCIGLIQQRHWRLYGDR
- a CDS encoding LpxL/LpxP family acyltransferase, whose protein sequence is MSALHWSRYREQGFFLGIKFLFLLHHRLGPIAFKIAVYPVVLCYFLKNGAGRRSIREYLALFAERYPDSGIRSDWFTAFRVFLNFADSAREKLEAWFVGIPRSCMNFPNQAYLHSLGEQGRGGILIGSHLGNLEVCRALGSFHSSMKVNVLVHTKHAKKFNRMMKLLNPNSQLRLTQVTEISPALAMQLSESVERGEFVVIVGDRTPVDSVGRTALADFLGRPAAFPQGPYILGALLRCPVYTLFCLRSDAGYDIYLEKLCDKVVMERGNREAHIRELIATYAARLEHYCHKAPLQWYNFYPFWNQAL
- a CDS encoding glycosyltransferase family 2 protein, which produces MADSTVKPCFVIPVYNHEGAIAATVESLREFGLPCVLVDDGCDAPCRETLQRIADAEPEWVHLQVREHNGGKGAAVKTGLRAALALGYSHGIQVDADGQHNPLDIPQFIQHSAANPGALVCGYPVYDQSVPMGRFIARYLTHVWVWINSRSLEIRDSMCGLRSYPLARTVALLDEEYTGDRMDFDPEVLVRWHWRRYGLIQLPVKVRYPVDGVSHFRGLQDNWLISAMHTRLFFGMLLRLFRRPRKQVAA